TGGGACCCATGCCGGAAGATATTCTTCAGATTTTTGAGACTCAGGCCAGGAAGTGGCAGGCGCCCTGCTTTCGTATGGGGCAGGACTTTTTCCTTCTGGAAACCAGCGCAACGACTTTTACCTATCAAGGGCCGGGATGGACTATTCCAGGCCTACAGACGAATTTGCCCGGCCGGCATCAGTTGGTGAACGCGACCAATGCTCTTGCGTTATTGGAGATGGCCGTCGATGGCACATTCCCTATTTCACCGTCGGCCATTCGAACCGGTTTGCAAGAGGTGAGATGGAGAGGTCGATTAGAAATCGTGCAACGAAATCCACTTCTGGTTCTGGATGGGGCGCACAATCTTGCGGGTGCTCACGTGTTATTTGACTTTCTCCACTCACAAATTCATGATGGCGCGGGACGAAAACTCATTCTGGTGGTTGGGATGATGCGCGACAAGAATCTTCAGGGATTTCTGCGTGTGTTCATTCCAATTGTTGACCACCTGATTCTCACCCAGCCACGGATGGAAAGGGCGGCGTCGGTAGATGAGCTCAATCAGGCCGTCGATCGCGAAGACCTGGTGCCGTGTCTACTTGCAGATTCATGGGAGGCTGTTTGCAGGGCCAAAGACAACTCCAATCCCGCAGACGTGATCTGTGTGACCGGGTCGTTATTTCTGGTTGGGGAGGTACTCAAACGGCTCACTCAGCCGGATTTTCCAACGTGACTGGTGCGGGCGTGGGTGGAGGCCTGTGTGTGCTCTCGCGCCGGTCTCATGGAGTATTGCTTGGTATATTGATCTTCCTCACGATACTGGCAGCGGGAAAAACCGCGTTCGGGCAATCGGACGTCTCACGTGTGGAATCCGAGGAGGTCCCGGCAGCATCCTCAGCTGAGAGGGGCTCTGTTGAACCAACCTCACAGGGAATTCCCGTCACCATTAATGCCGACCGAATTGAATATGATAATGATCGGGAAGAATATCATGCCACCGGGGCAGTGGATATCACACGGGGCCCCATTCATCTCAATGCGGATGAAGCCACC
Above is a window of Candidatus Nitrospira neomarina DNA encoding:
- a CDS encoding bifunctional folylpolyglutamate synthase/dihydrofolate synthase codes for the protein MIRKLLPFIVSRPVSIPVASYPETLNYLFSLHRFGIKLGLEAITDTLARLGNPQHRYPTLHIAGTNGKGSSSAMLARILEASGYRVGLYTSPHLIDFRERIRVQGTDISQESVCALTEQIRRTANPLTTLTFFEFTTALAFLHFKNQQVDMAVVEVGMGGQFDATNVLSPMGALITGISFDHEAYLGDSLQKIAREKAGIITQKAPVVLGPMPEDILQIFETQARKWQAPCFRMGQDFFLLETSATTFTYQGPGWTIPGLQTNLPGRHQLVNATNALALLEMAVDGTFPISPSAIRTGLQEVRWRGRLEIVQRNPLLVLDGAHNLAGAHVLFDFLHSQIHDGAGRKLILVVGMMRDKNLQGFLRVFIPIVDHLILTQPRMERAASVDELNQAVDREDLVPCLLADSWEAVCRAKDNSNPADVICVTGSLFLVGEVLKRLTQPDFPT